The Bacteroidia bacterium genomic interval TTCGCCCGTACGCTGATGGTGTTTTTGTACCACGCGAACCTCGGCTCCGACCTGTAAATTTTTCCTATTCCTATATGGCATCTCTCTATGGACGTTTTCGGTTTCCTCTCACTCGACTATTTGTCCCAACCTCTTGGGGTCTTTTGCCTCCCCAACCAACATTCAGTAAATCCATCTTCTCATCCCAGCGCTGTTTGATCTGGTATTCCATTTCTATGAGGTCAGAGGTACGATTGTAAGCACTTCCCGTTATATCTTCTCTTTTGGCAAATACCGCATACCAGTGTCCTTCGCCATATTCGATTTCCAGCAAATCATAATCATCTTTCCAACGCTGAGAGATATTGTATTCCATTTCCCATAGATCAACGATCCGGTTGTAACCAGAATTGGTGTGGCTCTTGCTTTTTGCGAATACAGCATACCACTGCTCTTCCCCATATTCTATATCCAGCAATTCGTATCCATCATCCCAGTTATTCTTGATATCTCTCTGCAGGGCATTGATATCTCTGGCCCGACTGATACGGCAGTCCTCCATTTCATCACTTTGTGCATATACTCCATACCAGAGTCCGTCCCCAAATTCAATATCCAGCATAATAAAGCCATTTCCCAGAATTTCGCGGGACTCGGTTTCCCATTCCAGTAGATTGGTGGATCCAAAGAAAGAAGTCTTTCTCAAGTCCTGGCTTTTACCAAAAATTGCATACCAGTGTCCTTCACCATATTCGATTTCGAGGAGATCATATCCATCTTTCCAGCGTTGCTGGATTTCAGATTCCAATTCCCATCGGCTATCAGTCCGGTTGTATCCGGTATTATCTATATCCTCACTTTCTCCAAATATGGCGAACCATTTTTTTTCTTCTTGTGCATTTCCTTCAAAGGAGATCAGCAGCATTACTGCTAGTAGAAATGAGATGAGTCTGTTCATGTTAAAGTTTATTGTTTGCAATAAGAATTTCGCAAGTATGTGCTTTTCCGACTGTCAAATACTTAGGTCAAATAAAATTTAAGATATAAAGGCTTTTGCTAAAGCACCCAAAAATGGCACAATTTTATGTGTTTTCAAGCATTTCAGGAAAATGATAAAATAAAAGATCTTTAAAAGAAAGGCTTCCCTATTCCTTAAATCTATCACATTTGTGTCTAATATCAGACAGCCTCTATCTAATCATACAAATCATTCCAGTCTTACCCTCAGCATTCCACAATTTTTCAAGTTAGAACGCAATACAAGGGTTTTCCGACTTTCTCCATCATCCACCATAACGGCAGCAGTATTGGGGGGAGTGCTACCTAAATTGTGGGCATAGAGGGTAATGAAATTATTACCTGGTCGGAATGTGAATTCAAATTCGGCTTTTTTCTTTTTCAGGCCGTATTGTTCAATGATCCATTCTCCATTCACATTGACAGAAACGGTATCCAGGTCTTCGGCTGCGTGATCCCAAATGGTAATCGTTGCTTTTGGATTGCGGATAACAATCTCCTCCTGGGTTTTGATCCGTCTCTTCTTTATTCGGGTCGGAATACCATCTCTTCCATAAGAAATATCACTTTCTACCGGCCTTTCAGTTGAGACAGGCTGAGGTTTAGGTTCTTCCCTGGGAGGAGGCGGTGGGGGAATATTCTCGCGGGGTTTTTCAGCAGCTGTAATGGGTGGGGCCGCTTCCAGATCATCATTACAATCCCGTATCTGTTGAGGACCGGAAATTCTTTCACAATAATCTGCATAGGCTCTCACCTGATAGGTCCCAGGCCTTTCTACTTTATAGGAAGCTTGATTGGCACCGGGAATATCTTTTCCATCTTTGATCCACTGATAACGAAGTCCGGCTCTGACTTGTGTATATAACATCAATCCTCCATCATCGCATAATGTCATCGGCTCTTTGCGATTCTTGAAATCAGGTCTGCCATATTTCATCACAAAGCCTTGCGAATTGCTGGTCAAATCGAATTGAGCACCTGGAAAGTTTTTGCCTTTGCTGTTGCCAGCTACCCAGATGCTTCCTTCCTGATCTCCGCTAATGGCCGGTAATTGGTTCATCACATTGCTGGCCCCTTTGTCCTGCCAAATAATGGTCTGCTTGTCCAGTCGATTGAGTTTGCTAACAAAGAAATCGGTACGGTCGCTGAATCCGGCGATATAAAGATCGCCATCAGAACTATGGATACGGGATTTTAAGGTGAGGCTGGAATTCGGCTCTAACAAATCACCCCTCCAGCGACGCTTCCCATAGGTATCATATCGATAAATCACACTGTTCATGACCAGATAAGAAGTTCCCTCACAGTCTGTATGAAAGTCAGCGGTCCGGTATTTACGTTTGCCTGTATCCATACTTTGAGCCCAGAAAAGATCTCCCTCCGGACTGAATTTCGCCAAAAAGTAATTATCACCCTGCACTGCACCTCTTAAAATCTTCTTCTCAAAATTCGCAATGATCTTGTATCCACCTGCGACATACACATTTCCATCACAGTCGGTATGCAAGCCATTGCCAAAATCATATTTATACCAGTCTATCGGAAAGGTTTTCACCCAAAGTAATTCTCCCCTTGAGGAGTGTTTGGCCAGAAATAAGGAACCTCGATTGGCAGCCTTGTAGCGCATTCCACTAATAATCATTTGATCATTGAAACGGCCACTGGTATATACAGAACCCAAATCATCTACAGCAAGACCTGTCAATCGCTGGCGAGAGACTTCTTTCTTCCAGAGCAGACGACCATCCGGACGGTATTTACTCAAATAGGTGTCATTATCGGCAACAATGAGGTTTCCATCATTATCGGTATCTATAAATCTCTGGCTGAGATCACTTTTTCTTTCTACGGGGAAATTCAGGCGAAAGAGTCCATTAGGGAAAAATCCATCGATTCTGTCTTCAACCCGAGATCCTCTCTCTACGCTACTTAAGACATAAGTAGCACCAGTAGGAGCATTGGAAATAGCTCTTATATAGGTATCCCCTTTAGATTTTGGCAATTTATTGGTCCATAGCCAACGAGGTAAAATGGGGAGCATTCCGTTTACCGTATCTGCCTCTGTAAATATGCCCGGAGGAGTAAATCTTCTTAGATTTAGGGCCGGAGATACATTGGTACAAGCTCCTAGGGAAACTTTTACAGAATAATTGCCTGGCGTTTTTACCCAATAGTTTTTCCCATTTGCATTGGGGATTTCCAGCTTATTTTTTAACCATTGATACTCTCCCCCTCCACGGACGACAGCACTTAGTTGAATAGAATCATCTAAACAAAGGATATCTTCATAGGATTCAACTGTAGGCTCTGGGGGAGGAACAAAAGTAATTCTCTGTTCCTGAGAGGTATTTACACAGCCGTCTTTTCTTCTCTGTAATTGATACACGCCACTTTCTCGAACGAGCAGGTCTCGTTGGGTTGCTCCTCTGATCGGGCTTCCATTTTTCAGCCACTGATAATCTATCCTTCCCATGGCAAATCCAGCCTCCAGTCTAATTTCTGCCCCTTGACACAAAGTCTGATCACCTCCCGGATATACGTCCAACTCACAGCTATTGAGATCCATCTCAAAAATATCATTACTCCCCAAACTTCCCTGATCCGAACACCAGAACAGTCGCTTTCCATTATCGGTAACAAAAAAATCGAAATCATATCCTGGTGTATTAATGGGCGCACCGATGTTTACCGGTTTCGACCAGTTTCTCCAGGTATTGTCAAGGCGTTTGGTCATGAAAATATCATGGTCTCCCAGGCCTTCATGTCCATTGCTATTGAAATAGAGGGTAACTCCATCTTCAGCCAGGAAAGGCGCATCTTCATCACCAACCGTATTGATGGTGGGTCCCAGATTGACGGGTTCACTCCAGGCAGTATCATTTATAGGAAAAGAAATGTATATGTCCGTTCCTCCATAGGTATTTTCTCCTTCATTGGGCAAAAGCATGATCCTTTCCGGAGTCATGTAATAGTCTTTGTATTGCCCCTGATAATTGAAATTGCGGATATGAGCATCGATAGGAACGGACCAATAGCCTTGTCTGGTCCGCACACTATAGGCAATTCCACCTTCTCTCACACCAGGAGGCACCTGCATGACCCATAAGGTGTCTTCATCCGGGGAAACCTGCCAAACAAAATCATGCCCTTTCCCATTCAGAGGCTTTCCGATATTTCTGGCGGGATTCCAGCTTCCATCTCTTCGACGGGTACTGAACCAAATATCGCCAGGATCGGCTTGTCCACCTGTGTTCGAAGGCATTTCTCTACGCCAAAAGTATAGAACACTCCCATCTGAATTGGGAATGGGCTCTCTTTCTTCATAGGCTGAATTAATCTCAAATTCCGGATGAATGACCTTCTGACCCCAGAGAGGAAGCACCGAAAAGATGGAAATTAGCAAGACTAGGAAATTCGGTCTCATGTTTACTTAGGTTCTGAATTGTCTGGATGATTATCCTTAATATAGTCAACGCAAAGATTTGCGATGGATTTTATGAGGATAATAATTTCTTTAATACACTAAATAAATGGGGTAAACGTGCAAGAAACGCCTCCTGCAATAAAGGGAAATTCAAGCAATTTCCGTGTATATTCGTTTTACTATTATGCGAAAGCACCTATTCCTTTGGCTTTTACTTGCTGTGCTATCGACAAGCTATGCGCAGGATAGCCCCTGCGTGAGTGGTGAGTTGCTGGTTATGCTGGAGTCGACTGCTCCGGAAAAAGTCCTCGCCCGTCCCTTCCAGGGAGCAAATTCTCTGACCTACCCTCAAGTCAAAAAATGCATTTCCCCTGCCCTCTCTATTTTCCTTCTGAGCTTTGATCAGTCGGAGTTGGATGAAACAGAAGCCCTCTCGCAACTCAGGCAATGGGAAGGAGTCAGGTATGCTCAGCTAAATCACAAGCTCGAACATAGAGCTTTGAATACGACCATACCAAATGATCCTAATTTTCTTGGTCAATGGCCTCTGGAAAATATCGGGCAGAACAATGGGACTGTAGATGCTGATATTGCGGCTACAGAAGCCTGGGATATTACCACCGGTGGATTGACGGTTCAGGGAGATACGATTGTTGTGGCAGTCATTGATCAGGGCATGGATTTGAATCATGAGGACCTAAACTTATGGAGGAATCATGCAGAAATCCCCGACAATGGGATAGATGATGATGGGAATGGGTTTACGGACGATTATTTGGGTTGGAATGCTAATCAGGATAATGATGAAATCCCTCTGGATATACACGGTACACCCGTAGCAGGCATCATTGCTGCCCAGGGAGATAATGGAAAAGGAATTGCCGGAGTAAGTTGGAATACCCAGATCATGACGCTGGTAAATATTCTGGCGGTAGAGGCAGAGGTTGTTGAAGCTTATAGTTATGTATTGGAAATGCGGCGAAGATATAATCAAAGCGGAGGGGCAGAAGGGGCTTTTGTAGTGGCAACCAATTCCTCTTTTGGGGTTGATTTTGGGAATCCGGCCAATTTTCCCATTTGGTGTGCCATTTATGATTCTTTGGGAGCACAGGGAGTAATCAATGTAGCAGCTACTACCAATGCAGCTCGGAATGTAGATGTGCAAAACGATATGCCCAGCGGATGCATCAGTGATTTCCTCATTACCGTAACCAATACCAATAATCAGGATGTCCTGAATACAGGAGCGGGTTTTGGAGCCAATAATGTCGATTTGGGAGCTCCGGGCACCCAGGTACCGAGTACTCGGGAGAATGATACTTATGGGAGCTACAGCGGAACTTCTTTCTCTACGCCTTATGTAAGTGGTACTGTGGCCCTGCTTTTCTCTGCTGCCTGCCCGGAAATTTTAACCCAATACAAACTCACACCAGAAAATATGGCCCTGGAATTTAAATCCTGGATTCTGGATGGGGTAGATCTTTTACCTTCTCTCAATGGAAAAACCCTATCGGGGGGAAGGTTGAATGCTTATAATAGCCTCTTACTTCAACAAGGAGATTGTAGCAATTTTAATTTGGATTGTCTGGCGCCCGATATGCTTGAAGTGAGTAATCTGACAGATGTTTCAGCCCTGCTTAGCTGGGCGAATATTGATTCTGCGGAGAATTATTCTTTTCGATATCGGGAAAGTAGTGCGAGTATCTGGACCGATAGCGTGCTCAGCGATACCTTTCTCCAACTTGACATACTGACCCCCTGCACCGATTATATTTTTCAGGTATCAGCCAATTGTACTGACGATAGTTCCGGTTTTTTGGCTAGCCAGAGATTCCGAACCGAGGGTTGTTGCGAAGCGGCTCCAGGATTTGGCGTAACTGAGCTTGATTCTACTGAGATTTCTCTGGTCTGGCAGAATGTTTTTGGTGCCAATGCCTATATTCTTCAGTTTAGAGAAGAAGGTCAACAAAGCTGGAATGAGGAAATAATCAACGATACAAATTTTCTCCTGGGCAACTTAAATCCCTGCACGCTATATGAATTGAGGTTGGGAACAGATTGCGGGAATCCCGATACCAATTTCACCCAAATCCTTCAAATACAAAGTCCGGGCTGTGGATTTTGTCTCGATACAGAATACTGCACCTCTCGCGCCAATGTCACACAATTCGAATGGATAGAAGCGGTTAAGATCGGCCCTATTCAAAATGTCTCTGGTTCAAATGGAGGTTATGCAGAATTTTCTGAGCCCTCCTACATACTGGCTGAAGATTCTACGTATGAAATCACCCTCGAACATGGATTTGTAGGATTGGCTGGCAGACAACATTGGCGAATTTGGATTGATGCAAATCAAGATGGACAATTTGCAAGTAATGATAGTGAATTATTCTTTGCCACGGATTTGCCGATTGATGGAGAATTTAGCGATAGCCTGAAAACTCCAGCAGCCATTCTCAGTGGAAATACCCGTATGCGAATCAGCATGAAATTTGAAGGCACATTGAATCCTGAACTTCCTCCCAGTGAATGCGAGACCTTTGAATTTGGAGAGGTAGAGGATTATTGTATCCAAATTTTACCTAAAGGAAGTGTCAGCCGAACTCCCCTATTTAATCCCCCTTTCCTAAAAGTTTATCCAAACCCTTTCCAAAATCAATTAGTTATAGAAAGTGAGGAGGCGGTTCTGGACTGGCAACTATTTGATGTTCAGGGACGATTAGTAAGAGAGGAAGGTAATTTAAGGAACTACGAACGTTTGTTGAATTTAGGAGATCTCCCAAGCGGCATATACTATCTGAAAATACACACAGAAAACGGCACAAGCAGTAAGAAAATACTCAAGTATTGAGTTACATCCTTGTCTCGATTACTCTAAGCAACACCTCTAAGCTAAACTGCGATGAAATCTATTTGGTCAACGTCATGTGCATTCATTCTCTTTTTTCTACTACTGCATTCATCTTCTTTCAGTCAAATTCAAACTACCTTATCTCTAGGAGATCGAGAATCTGGCGATGATCTAACCAGCCTTTGTGAGCGACCTATTTCTTTTTGTCTGAAGGCCAATTGGGGCAGCAACATTGAAATGGAAATTAAAGGTCCTCCCGTTAAGATTCTGAGTGTAAATGCAAAAGTTTCTCAAGGAAGAAAAACCATCTGGGAATCGGAAGGATTTGAAATTGATAGTCTTTTCTTTCAAAACGATCGTCATTACTATCGTGTCATGGCTGATCTCACCAAAAGTAAATTTGTAGGAAGAGCATTTCTGGAAATCCGAATAGATTATTTGGACCAAAGTGATGGAAATCAGGAAATCCAAACGGCTATCCGTAAATATGCTGTTTGTATAAATTGGGAAATAGGAACCATAGAAGATTGTCAGAAAGTATGTAATTGCTCTGAAGATTGGAAAATAGGCATCATGGCAGGAACTATTTGGGGACTATATGGAGGCGGACCTGATATCTTTCAAGACAATACTTTCAGACCCAATATCAGAGACAAATTTATCGGGGCAAGTTATAGTTCTCCCGGATATCGATATAGCTATTCAGCAGAAATTGGCCTTCAATCCAATGATTTTGTCTGGCAGGAAGTTATTTACTTTGTCAATCAACCCGTAATCGTTGCTACAGATACAATCTCTCGTCTTCAACTCTTCGTAACCCCCGGCCTTTGGCGAGCTCACTTAAGGGGGCTAAAAAGTATTGCTTTAGGCAACAGCTATTATTATCTTATAAATGCTAAGGTAGATGGTGAAAATGCCGCCAACCTCGGTGAGATCAAAGACCAGCGATTCAAACGTTTCCAGCCCGAATTTTTCTGGGAATTTCGCTATGGTCATCCCCTCGAAGGTCTAAGTGTAAGTGCACGTGTGAGCATTCGAAGGGGAGGAATTCAAGGTGTCACGGATAACTGGCATCCCTTTGGCAGGCTATATTTAAATTATGGATTTTGAGTTATTACGAATAATTGCTCAAAATCAGAATATTAGCTAGCCTAAAGCCAACACAGCCTTTGGCCAATACGTATTTATAGCATGATCCACGCCTTCAAATATTTAGGTCTGGCTATTGTATTCTTTTCCTTACTCAGTGGTAAATCTCTGGCGCAGGATCAGTCTGACGATAGTTATCAAGCTGATGAGCTTGCAAAACAACAATTTGAGCTTGCCCTGACAAATCTTAACCAGGATCGTAATGATACTGCGATTATACTTTTCGAGGAAGCACTCTCGCATTATAATGATGCGGAAAATAGTGAAGGGGTTTATACCAGTGGTATCTATCTGGCCATCGCACTCAAGAAAGCAGGACGACTGGAAGACTTCCTCGCCCATAGCCATATCTTTCGTTCTCATTTGGTGGATTCAGACTCTCTTAGTGCGCAGCTTAAACTCTCTCTGGGAGCATCTTTTTTCAAAAAAGGCGACTATCAGGAAGCCCTGGACAATCTAGAATCTGCCCAGGATCGCGTGGAGAACATGAATAACAATGATTTGCTCCACTACCGTATCCTTGAAAACAAAGCCCGGATTTATAGAAAAATAGAGGATGCTGGGGGAGAATTGAAAACCCATGAGGAAATCGAGAAACTCCTAGGAACCCATGAAGTATTTCTTCTGGAAGAAGATCTGCTTGAATTATCTATATATAAATGGGCAGCCCTTGTTCGGGCAAAAAAAACAAAAGAAGCTGAGAATTATCATTTAAGGTCCGAAAAAATATACCGGGCCTATGAAGACAGCTTTAGCCCGGATCGGAAGGAATTTGCGTTGAGAGAAATGGGGCATACGGCTTATGAGATGGGAAAACACCAAACAGCAAAGAACTATCTCAATGAATACCTCAACCTGGCTTCAAAGCAGGAAACAGAAATTGATGAAGCGAAGTATTTATTAGTTCAGATCGCTTTTCGTTCAGGCGAAGAGACCTCTGCACAAAAGTTACTTACAGCACTATTGGCAAAAGGAAAAGAGCTAAGCCTAAGTAAAGACAAAATTGCAGAGCTCCATTTTATAGCAGGTGAATTGAAAAAAGCAGAGGGATTGTATGAAGAAGCCATCCGTCAGTATCAGGAGGTTTTCAAAATTTGGAAACCGGATCAAAGAAGCCTTTCCATTCACCAAATCCCTGAAGTAGAAAATCTTCCGGCTAAAGTCCTCAATCATCGTGTTCTCTGGTCCTATGCTGAAACACTCAATGATATGGGATTGATTGATGAAAAAGCCTCAAAGGCATTATTCGAATCCTCTCTTGCTGCTTATCAAAAAGCCATGGAATTCGGAGAAAAATTGAGAAATGATGTCCTGTTTGAAGAAGAAGAAATCATCCCTTTAGCCCAGGTCAGACAAAAATATGAAGAGGCAATACAACTGGCAGTACATCTGGGACGCATCAATAAAGATGATCGTTTTATAGGTATAGCTTTTCAATTTCAACAAGCCGCAAAAGCAGAAGAAAGAAGAGAAGTTTTTTTCCAGTATTACCGCAATCAGGGCGTCCCTTGGGATTCGAAGGAGGAAAGCAGAAGAAAAATCTTTATTCAACGCCTCAAGGATTTTGAGAAAGAAATTGCAGAAATCCCTTTCAAAGAAGAGCGCGAAGTTTTGCAATCTATCCGAGACAATGTTGAGGATGAATATGGACGTTTCCGCCAGTCTTTACGCTATGGAGATGCTGCCTATTTTAAACTCAAGGAACAAAGCGCTCAGAGCTCCATCGCTGAGCTTAGGGCACAATTGGGCAATTATGAATTGCTGCTTTGTATGTTCCAGGGGAAAGAGAAACTCTACCTCTTCGAACTGAGAAAAGAAATCATAGACCTTCGCATTGTTGAACTCAGCGAAGAAGGGAATAAACCTTATCTGGACTTTATAGCTATGGTTCAGGATAAATATTCTTCAGCTCATGGTTTTGGTGAACGAGCCTATTCTTTTTACCAGGAATTACTGGAGAAACCATTGACTGACAGTACTTCATCTATTGTTCTGGTTCCTGACGGTTTGTTTCATTTTTTCCCATTTGAAGTTTTGCTAAGCGAAAAAAGCGAATCTATTGATTTTAAAGACCAGCCCTATTTAATCCGAAAATATCCGATCCGCTATCTTCTCCATAGTACTGATATCCTGCCCACCAAAGAATATTTTTATCGGGATTATCAGCATAAGTATGCCATGTTTATGCCCAGACCTAAAGAGGGTAAGAGCCTGAGTTTTATTGATTCCCTCCAACTAAATGATGAGGAAAGAACCAATATTTCCAATAGCGATTTTCCGCTGCTCGATAAACAGGAGAAGTACATGGAAAAAAGACGCAAACAAATGGGTGCAGAAATCTTTGCGGGTTGGAGAGCTAGCGAAAGAAGCTTCAGAGGCTATGGGGAAGATTACCACAGCGTTGAAATGGCAGGCTATGTGGTGAGCTCAGATTACCAGCCCTTATACTCAGGCCTTCAATTTAGTCCGCAGGATGATGGAGGGCATTTCCTGGCCGTTCATGAGATTCTTGGCAATGATTTGAATAATGATCTCCTGATCCTGCCCAATCATGCTGCAGTAGGAAGTCTCCAGAATGGACAAGGTTTTCGAAGCCTTGTATATGCATTAGAAATCTCCAAGGTGCAAAATCTCATTATCAGCCAATGGATGATGGAGGAAAACGGAAATCAAATCATACTCGAAGATTTGATCAAAAGACTTTATGTCGGAACCGGTAAAGCACGTGCCCTTCAGGAAGCCAAATTGAACTACTTGAAAACAGAGGAAGAAACCCATCCTTATTATTGGTCAGGCCTCGTTTTATATGGAGATAATATAGAACTGGAAGGGGAAGAAAGACCCTGGTGGAGCTATGGTGCTTTGATATTTGCCCTCTTTATGCTCCTCCTGATAATCTTCGGTTTTAGGCGAAAAAGAAGACGGAGATAGTTCAGTACAGAAAAAATCCATAGGCTTTGTGCAACACTCAGCAATCCTCTTTGTCATTAATGCAGTTTGGAAATGTGGAGAATATTCGAGAAAAGCCAATAAATCTCTCGCAAAAAAGTATCAGGTTTTGAATAAACCCCTGAAAATTC includes:
- a CDS encoding S8 family serine peptidase; protein product: MRKHLFLWLLLAVLSTSYAQDSPCVSGELLVMLESTAPEKVLARPFQGANSLTYPQVKKCISPALSIFLLSFDQSELDETEALSQLRQWEGVRYAQLNHKLEHRALNTTIPNDPNFLGQWPLENIGQNNGTVDADIAATEAWDITTGGLTVQGDTIVVAVIDQGMDLNHEDLNLWRNHAEIPDNGIDDDGNGFTDDYLGWNANQDNDEIPLDIHGTPVAGIIAAQGDNGKGIAGVSWNTQIMTLVNILAVEAEVVEAYSYVLEMRRRYNQSGGAEGAFVVATNSSFGVDFGNPANFPIWCAIYDSLGAQGVINVAATTNAARNVDVQNDMPSGCISDFLITVTNTNNQDVLNTGAGFGANNVDLGAPGTQVPSTRENDTYGSYSGTSFSTPYVSGTVALLFSAACPEILTQYKLTPENMALEFKSWILDGVDLLPSLNGKTLSGGRLNAYNSLLLQQGDCSNFNLDCLAPDMLEVSNLTDVSALLSWANIDSAENYSFRYRESSASIWTDSVLSDTFLQLDILTPCTDYIFQVSANCTDDSSGFLASQRFRTEGCCEAAPGFGVTELDSTEISLVWQNVFGANAYILQFREEGQQSWNEEIINDTNFLLGNLNPCTLYELRLGTDCGNPDTNFTQILQIQSPGCGFCLDTEYCTSRANVTQFEWIEAVKIGPIQNVSGSNGGYAEFSEPSYILAEDSTYEITLEHGFVGLAGRQHWRIWIDANQDGQFASNDSELFFATDLPIDGEFSDSLKTPAAILSGNTRMRISMKFEGTLNPELPPSECETFEFGEVEDYCIQILPKGSVSRTPLFNPPFLKVYPNPFQNQLVIESEEAVLDWQLFDVQGRLVREEGNLRNYERLLNLGDLPSGIYYLKIHTENGTSSKKILKY
- a CDS encoding CHAT domain-containing protein — protein: MIHAFKYLGLAIVFFSLLSGKSLAQDQSDDSYQADELAKQQFELALTNLNQDRNDTAIILFEEALSHYNDAENSEGVYTSGIYLAIALKKAGRLEDFLAHSHIFRSHLVDSDSLSAQLKLSLGASFFKKGDYQEALDNLESAQDRVENMNNNDLLHYRILENKARIYRKIEDAGGELKTHEEIEKLLGTHEVFLLEEDLLELSIYKWAALVRAKKTKEAENYHLRSEKIYRAYEDSFSPDRKEFALREMGHTAYEMGKHQTAKNYLNEYLNLASKQETEIDEAKYLLVQIAFRSGEETSAQKLLTALLAKGKELSLSKDKIAELHFIAGELKKAEGLYEEAIRQYQEVFKIWKPDQRSLSIHQIPEVENLPAKVLNHRVLWSYAETLNDMGLIDEKASKALFESSLAAYQKAMEFGEKLRNDVLFEEEEIIPLAQVRQKYEEAIQLAVHLGRINKDDRFIGIAFQFQQAAKAEERREVFFQYYRNQGVPWDSKEESRRKIFIQRLKDFEKEIAEIPFKEEREVLQSIRDNVEDEYGRFRQSLRYGDAAYFKLKEQSAQSSIAELRAQLGNYELLLCMFQGKEKLYLFELRKEIIDLRIVELSEEGNKPYLDFIAMVQDKYSSAHGFGERAYSFYQELLEKPLTDSTSSIVLVPDGLFHFFPFEVLLSEKSESIDFKDQPYLIRKYPIRYLLHSTDILPTKEYFYRDYQHKYAMFMPRPKEGKSLSFIDSLQLNDEERTNISNSDFPLLDKQEKYMEKRRKQMGAEIFAGWRASERSFRGYGEDYHSVEMAGYVVSSDYQPLYSGLQFSPQDDGGHFLAVHEILGNDLNNDLLILPNHAAVGSLQNGQGFRSLVYALEISKVQNLIISQWMMEENGNQIILEDLIKRLYVGTGKARALQEAKLNYLKTEEETHPYYWSGLVLYGDNIELEGEERPWWSYGALIFALFMLLLIIFGFRRKRRRR